The Thermanaerovibrio acidaminovorans DSM 6589 genome contains a region encoding:
- a CDS encoding sugar ABC transporter ATP-binding protein — MASNEPILRLEHVGKEYFGNRVLSDVSFTLGPGEIMGLVGENGAGKTTLMKILFGMPVIHQTGGYDGKIFFEGREVSFKSPFEALDAGIGMVHQEFSLIPGFTATENILLNRESTRYNLLVEVFDDRLRTLDRPVMRQRAQRAISTLGVEIDPDTLCSEMPVGHKQFTEIAREIDRSNTKLLVLDEPTAVLTESEAEILIKAVRNLAAKGMSVIFISHRLQEVIDLCDKIVVLRDGHVVQEAKTCDVTVRQIAGWMVGRKVEESHREEGEVRSFGPTILSVRNLWVDMPGETVRDVSFQVRQGEIFGIGGLAGQGKLGIANGIMGLYPAGGAVELNGKPIRLNDPEGSLRAGMAFVSEDRRGVGLLLDEGIDWNMAFTAMQIQEKFIRPLLGGLVKWRDDRAIEECANEYIKALEIKCTGPKQRAVELSGGNQQKVCLAKAFVVRPEVLFVSEPTRGIDVGAKKLVLDTLRRYNREYGTTIVMTSSELEELRSICDRIAIVDEGRIAGVLPAQAPSEEFGLLMMGEIKVSTEEKVKACE; from the coding sequence TTGGCTTCTAACGAGCCCATTCTGAGGCTTGAACACGTGGGGAAGGAGTACTTCGGCAACCGGGTCCTCTCAGACGTGTCCTTCACCCTAGGGCCCGGGGAGATAATGGGCCTGGTGGGTGAGAACGGGGCGGGAAAGACCACCCTGATGAAGATCCTCTTCGGAATGCCGGTGATTCACCAGACCGGGGGCTACGATGGCAAGATCTTCTTTGAGGGCCGGGAGGTAAGCTTCAAGTCCCCCTTCGAGGCCCTGGACGCGGGGATCGGGATGGTGCACCAGGAGTTCTCCCTGATCCCGGGCTTCACCGCCACGGAGAACATCCTGCTGAACCGGGAGTCCACCCGGTACAACCTGCTGGTGGAGGTCTTCGACGATCGGCTCAGGACCCTGGACCGACCGGTGATGCGCCAGCGGGCCCAGAGGGCCATCTCCACCCTGGGGGTTGAGATAGACCCGGACACCCTGTGTTCCGAGATGCCGGTGGGACATAAGCAGTTCACCGAGATAGCCCGGGAGATCGACCGGTCCAACACCAAGTTGCTGGTGTTGGACGAGCCCACCGCGGTGCTCACCGAGTCGGAGGCGGAGATCCTCATAAAGGCGGTCCGCAACCTGGCCGCCAAGGGCATGTCGGTGATCTTCATATCCCACCGCCTCCAGGAGGTCATAGACCTCTGCGACAAGATAGTGGTCCTCCGGGACGGTCACGTGGTCCAGGAGGCCAAGACCTGCGACGTGACGGTCCGGCAGATCGCCGGATGGATGGTGGGACGCAAGGTGGAGGAGTCTCACCGGGAGGAGGGGGAGGTCCGCTCCTTCGGGCCCACCATCCTCTCGGTCCGGAACCTGTGGGTGGACATGCCCGGGGAGACCGTGAGGGACGTGTCCTTCCAGGTCCGCCAGGGGGAGATCTTCGGCATCGGCGGCCTGGCGGGGCAGGGGAAGCTGGGCATCGCCAACGGGATAATGGGCCTCTACCCGGCGGGTGGCGCGGTGGAGCTGAACGGCAAGCCCATAAGGCTCAACGACCCGGAGGGCTCCCTCAGGGCCGGCATGGCCTTCGTGTCCGAGGACCGGCGGGGGGTGGGGCTCCTGTTGGACGAGGGCATCGACTGGAACATGGCCTTCACCGCCATGCAGATCCAGGAGAAGTTCATCCGCCCCCTGCTGGGGGGTCTGGTGAAGTGGCGGGACGACCGGGCCATAGAGGAGTGCGCCAACGAGTACATAAAGGCCCTGGAGATAAAGTGCACGGGCCCCAAGCAGAGGGCGGTGGAGCTATCGGGGGGCAACCAGCAGAAGGTGTGCCTGGCCAAGGCCTTCGTGGTGCGCCCGGAGGTGCTCTTCGTGTCGGAGCCCACCCGGGGCATCGACGTGGGGGCCAAGAAGCTGGTGCTGGACACCCTGAGGCGGTACAACCGGGAGTACGGCACCACCATAGTGATGACCTCCTCTGAGCTGGAGGAGCTGAGGTCCATATGCGATCGGATAGCCATAGTGGACGAGGGGCGCATCGCCGGGGTGCTACCCGCCCAGGCCCCGTCGGAGGAGTTCGGCCTCCTCATGATGGGGGAGATAAAGGTTTCTACGGAAGAGAAGGTGAAGGCCTGTGAATGA
- the cobO gene encoding cob(I)yrinic acid a,c-diamide adenosyltransferase, with product MGMVQVYTGNGKGKTTAAIGLAVRAVGHRMRVKMIQFLKGWDFYGEIEGTQGLPGFELVRTGTPDYVPKGGARPIDHQEARRGLELAREALSSGEYQLVILDEINVAMDYGLVPVEDVLEAIANRHPDTEVVLTGRYAPEEVLEVADLVTEMREVKHPYQRGIKARQGVEY from the coding sequence GTGGGCATGGTTCAGGTTTACACCGGTAACGGAAAGGGGAAGACCACCGCCGCCATAGGCCTGGCGGTGAGGGCGGTGGGGCACCGCATGAGGGTGAAGATGATCCAGTTCCTGAAGGGGTGGGACTTCTACGGGGAGATAGAGGGGACCCAGGGCCTTCCGGGCTTCGAGCTGGTCCGGACCGGCACCCCGGACTACGTCCCCAAGGGGGGGGCAAGGCCCATCGATCACCAGGAGGCCCGGCGGGGGCTGGAGCTGGCCCGGGAGGCGTTGAGCTCCGGAGAGTACCAGCTGGTCATCCTGGACGAGATCAACGTGGCCATGGACTACGGGCTGGTGCCGGTGGAGGATGTGCTGGAGGCCATCGCCAACCGGCACCCGGACACGGAGGTGGTCCTCACCGGTCGCTATGCGCCGGAGGAGGTGCTGGAGGTGGCGGACCTGGTGACCGAGATGAGGGAGGTGAAGCACCCCTACCAGCGGGGGATCAAGGCCCGGCAGGGGGTGGAGTACTGA
- a CDS encoding type 1 glutamine amidotransferase domain-containing protein produces the protein MDHKKVMLLVEDLYEEMELWYPKYRLEEAGYQPVVAGPEARKVYSGKHGYPCRSDASVYDLKDQDFMGIVIPGGFAPDKLRRIPKVLELVRNFMASGKLVAHICHGGWICASAEVVSGFRLTSTPGIKDDLVHAGALWTDEPVVVDRNMVSSRRPDDLPLFMAECLKFLGTR, from the coding sequence ATGGACCACAAGAAGGTGATGTTGCTGGTGGAGGACCTCTACGAGGAGATGGAGCTCTGGTACCCCAAGTATCGGCTGGAGGAGGCGGGGTACCAGCCAGTGGTGGCGGGCCCCGAGGCCAGGAAGGTCTACTCGGGCAAGCACGGCTACCCCTGTAGGAGCGACGCGTCGGTCTACGACCTCAAGGACCAGGACTTCATGGGGATCGTCATCCCCGGGGGCTTCGCCCCGGACAAACTCCGCCGGATCCCCAAGGTGCTTGAGCTGGTGAGGAACTTCATGGCCTCCGGCAAGCTGGTGGCCCACATCTGCCATGGGGGCTGGATCTGCGCCTCCGCCGAGGTGGTATCCGGCTTCCGCCTCACCTCCACCCCGGGCATAAAGGACGACCTGGTGCACGCCGGGGCCCTCTGGACCGACGAGCCGGTGGTAGTGGACCGGAACATGGTCTCCAGCCGAAGGCCCGACGACCTCCCCCTCTTTATGGCCGAGTGCCTTAAGTTCCTGGGCACCCGATAG
- a CDS encoding DUF2156 domain-containing protein, producing MWVLEYNRISLSMQDDYLALLDLTGSVTADHCFPVLFGWDQALEYRLMFHDGLCWIRQERPRPVYLAPVGDWQGRDWERELALHLPLGAEVLSVPEELALEWGRQLGGRILLEEDRDAFEYLHLTEDLAHLKGNRYMRKRNHVNRFARQFGYRYVEMTSGDLERIMDFQRRWCAARDCSGSFVLEGENRAIMRVLDNYQALRGLVGGYVEVGGSVVAYAIGEGRGDTLFVHFEKGDPAYGSVYQVINREFALHNLGFKFLNREEDMGDPGLRDAKMSYLPMDFVRKHRAVLRPGS from the coding sequence GTGTGGGTCTTGGAATATAATAGGATATCTCTGTCAATGCAGGACGACTACCTGGCCCTGCTGGACCTAACGGGCTCCGTTACCGCGGACCACTGTTTCCCCGTCCTCTTCGGCTGGGACCAGGCACTGGAGTATAGGCTTATGTTCCACGATGGCCTCTGCTGGATAAGGCAGGAGAGGCCCAGGCCCGTATATCTGGCCCCGGTGGGGGACTGGCAAGGCCGGGACTGGGAGCGGGAGCTGGCCCTACACCTGCCACTCGGGGCGGAGGTGCTGTCCGTGCCTGAGGAGCTGGCGCTGGAGTGGGGGCGACAACTCGGTGGGCGGATCCTTCTGGAGGAGGACAGGGATGCCTTCGAGTACCTGCATCTCACCGAGGACCTGGCGCACCTCAAGGGGAACCGCTACATGAGGAAGCGAAACCACGTTAACCGGTTCGCCAGGCAGTTCGGCTACCGGTACGTGGAGATGACCTCCGGCGACCTGGAACGCATCATGGACTTCCAGCGCCGGTGGTGCGCCGCCCGGGACTGCAGTGGGTCCTTCGTGCTGGAGGGGGAGAACCGGGCGATCATGCGAGTCCTGGATAACTACCAGGCCCTGAGGGGCCTAGTGGGGGGATACGTGGAGGTGGGAGGCTCCGTGGTGGCCTACGCAATCGGGGAGGGCCGGGGTGATACCCTATTCGTTCACTTCGAGAAGGGGGACCCCGCTTACGGGAGCGTCTACCAGGTGATAAACCGGGAGTTCGCCCTCCACAACCTGGGCTTCAAGTTCCTGAACCGGGAGGAGGACATGGGTGACCCGGGTCTCAGGGATGCCAAGATGTCCTACCTGCCCATGGACTTCGTCCGGAAGCACCGGGCGGTGCTCCGTCCAGGGAGCTGA
- a CDS encoding ABC transporter permease subunit: MNDKLRSFIEAAGWPRVIIGLFLLSLFVAAPFVGVRVDTSLSDTLVRVGMNGVMVLALVPMVQSGCGLNFGLPLGIIAGLVGAVTSIEMDVRGLPGFLVAMAIAIALAVVLGYAYGLLLNRVKGDEMMIATYVGFSSVALMCMAWLLLPYKSPNMIWGYGGSGLRTTISVQGYWLKVLSDFMSFNVGPYFYFPTGMFLFFALMCFLMWAFFKTKTGTAMTAVGSNPEFARACGIDVDRMRIVSVVLSTVFGAIGILVYQQSFGFIQLYMGPFYMAFPAVAAILLGGASVNKASLLNVIVGTFLFQGILTMTPSVINSIMQTDMSEVIRIIVSNGMILYALTRKVQVKR; encoded by the coding sequence GTGAATGACAAGCTCAGATCCTTTATAGAGGCCGCCGGGTGGCCAAGGGTTATAATAGGCCTCTTCCTCCTCTCCCTGTTCGTGGCCGCCCCGTTCGTGGGTGTCCGGGTGGACACGTCCCTCAGCGACACCCTGGTGCGGGTGGGGATGAACGGGGTGATGGTGCTGGCCCTGGTGCCTATGGTCCAGTCCGGTTGCGGACTCAACTTCGGCCTGCCGTTGGGCATAATCGCCGGCCTGGTGGGGGCGGTGACCAGCATCGAGATGGACGTGCGGGGGCTGCCAGGGTTCCTGGTGGCCATGGCCATAGCGATAGCCCTGGCGGTGGTGCTCGGCTACGCCTACGGCCTCCTGCTCAACCGGGTCAAGGGGGACGAGATGATGATAGCCACCTACGTGGGCTTCTCCTCCGTGGCCCTCATGTGCATGGCCTGGCTGCTCCTCCCCTACAAGAGCCCCAACATGATCTGGGGCTACGGGGGATCGGGGCTGAGGACCACCATAAGCGTCCAGGGGTACTGGCTCAAGGTGTTGAGCGACTTCATGAGCTTCAACGTGGGGCCCTACTTCTACTTCCCCACCGGGATGTTCCTCTTCTTCGCCCTCATGTGCTTCCTCATGTGGGCCTTCTTCAAGACCAAGACCGGAACCGCCATGACGGCGGTGGGGTCCAACCCGGAGTTCGCCCGGGCCTGCGGCATCGACGTGGACCGGATGAGGATCGTGTCGGTGGTGCTCTCCACCGTGTTCGGCGCCATCGGCATCCTGGTGTACCAGCAGAGCTTCGGGTTCATCCAGCTCTACATGGGGCCCTTCTACATGGCCTTCCCTGCGGTGGCCGCCATACTTCTGGGGGGCGCCTCGGTCAACAAGGCCTCGCTGCTCAACGTGATCGTGGGGACCTTCCTCTTCCAGGGGATCCTCACCATGACCCCGTCGGTCATCAACAGCATAATGCAGACCGACATGTCGGAGGTCATAAGGATCATCGTCAGCAACGGCATGATCCTCTACGCTTTGACCAGAAAGGTGCAGGTTAAGAGATGA
- a CDS encoding DUF3798 domain-containing protein, which yields MRLRRLGWLALSALLVLWGASCALGAPKFHIGIATLTVSQAEDTLRGAERMIQEYGDVAKGGMIKHITLPDNFMSEMETTISQIASFADDPLMKVVVVDDAIPGTTEAFRRIKEKRPDILCLAGEPQEDPGVISSVADFAIGVDNIARGYLIIHTAKQLGAKTFVHISFPRHMSYELLSRRRAIMEAACKDLGLKFAFETAPDPTSDVGVAGAQQFILEKVPAWVKKYGKDTAFFCTNDAQTEPLLKQVAAYGAIFVEPDLPSPIMGYPGAFGIDLSKEKGNWPAILKKVEAAVIKAGGKGRMGTWAYSYGWSTVCALAEYGKRIVEKKAKLGNLEDLWKCYDRYTPGAKWNGQLYRDVNTGVKMKNFVLVYQDTYVFGRGFMNVTSVKVPEKYFKIKK from the coding sequence TTGAGGTTGAGGAGGCTCGGCTGGCTGGCTCTTTCGGCGCTGTTGGTGCTCTGGGGTGCGTCCTGTGCCCTGGGGGCTCCCAAGTTTCACATCGGCATCGCCACCCTGACGGTGTCCCAGGCGGAGGACACCCTGAGGGGGGCGGAGCGAATGATCCAGGAGTACGGGGACGTGGCCAAGGGGGGCATGATAAAGCACATAACTCTCCCGGACAACTTCATGTCCGAGATGGAGACCACCATCTCCCAGATCGCCAGCTTTGCGGACGATCCCCTCATGAAGGTGGTGGTGGTTGACGATGCCATCCCGGGCACCACCGAGGCGTTCCGCCGCATCAAGGAGAAGCGGCCGGACATCCTCTGCCTGGCGGGAGAGCCCCAGGAGGACCCGGGGGTGATCTCCTCCGTGGCGGACTTCGCCATCGGGGTGGACAACATAGCCCGGGGGTATCTCATAATCCACACCGCCAAGCAGCTGGGGGCCAAGACCTTCGTCCACATCTCCTTCCCCCGGCACATGAGCTACGAGCTCCTCTCCCGCCGGAGGGCCATAATGGAGGCGGCCTGCAAGGACCTGGGGCTCAAGTTCGCCTTCGAGACCGCCCCGGACCCCACCAGCGACGTGGGGGTGGCGGGGGCCCAGCAGTTCATCCTGGAGAAGGTGCCCGCCTGGGTCAAGAAGTACGGCAAGGACACCGCCTTCTTCTGCACCAACGACGCCCAGACGGAGCCGCTGCTGAAGCAGGTGGCCGCCTACGGGGCCATCTTCGTGGAGCCCGACCTGCCCAGCCCCATCATGGGCTACCCCGGTGCCTTCGGCATAGACCTCTCCAAGGAGAAGGGCAACTGGCCCGCCATCCTCAAGAAGGTTGAGGCGGCGGTCATCAAGGCGGGCGGCAAGGGCCGCATGGGCACCTGGGCCTACAGCTACGGCTGGAGCACCGTCTGCGCCCTGGCGGAGTACGGCAAGCGGATCGTGGAGAAGAAGGCAAAGCTGGGCAACCTGGAGGACCTGTGGAAGTGCTACGACCGCTACACCCCGGGCGCCAAGTGGAACGGCCAGCTCTACCGGGACGTTAACACCGGCGTCAAGATGAAGAACTTCGTGCTGGTCTACCAGGACACCTACGTCTTCGGCCGGGGCTTCATGAACGTCACCTCCGTGAAGGTGCCGGAGAAGTACTTCAAGATCAAGAAGTAG
- a CDS encoding methyl-accepting chemotaxis protein: protein MTDMKIGFIGGGDGALKIMRHLMRLGFKIAGVVDLSDDAPAMREARANHIPTYKRMEDLLSKPLDLVIEVTGRDSVAKEAEEKKSPRTGLLRSGDARFMYEIIAREEENSKVIRRQIEEIASLRRRLEEVLEPLKEAFEGLASGNKDVEATMRPMLDSMDKLSQQTQRSDELVGTIHAIARQTKMLGLNAAIEAARAGELGKGFAVVADEVRKLAEQTTASVQEVGDVLTDIASIAKTLAEPIQQFSQVAEKRVKAIEGLKGKVETLSSMIRSAQEVEQRLEKLL from the coding sequence ATGACGGACATGAAGATCGGTTTCATCGGAGGCGGCGACGGGGCGCTCAAGATAATGAGGCACCTCATGAGGCTTGGATTCAAGATAGCCGGGGTGGTGGACCTGTCAGACGACGCCCCGGCCATGAGGGAGGCGAGGGCCAACCACATACCCACCTACAAGCGGATGGAGGACCTGCTCTCCAAGCCCCTGGACCTGGTGATCGAGGTTACCGGCAGGGACTCGGTGGCCAAGGAGGCGGAGGAGAAGAAATCCCCCAGGACGGGGTTGCTTCGCTCCGGCGACGCCCGGTTCATGTACGAGATCATAGCCCGGGAGGAGGAGAACTCCAAGGTTATCCGCCGGCAGATCGAGGAGATCGCCTCCCTAAGGCGCCGGCTGGAGGAGGTGCTGGAGCCCCTGAAGGAGGCCTTCGAGGGGCTGGCGTCGGGCAACAAGGACGTGGAGGCCACCATGAGGCCCATGCTGGACAGCATGGACAAGCTGTCCCAGCAGACCCAGCGGTCCGACGAGCTGGTGGGGACCATCCACGCCATAGCCCGCCAGACCAAGATGCTGGGGTTGAACGCCGCCATCGAGGCCGCCCGGGCGGGTGAGCTGGGGAAGGGCTTCGCGGTGGTGGCCGACGAGGTCCGGAAGCTGGCGGAGCAGACCACCGCATCGGTCCAGGAGGTGGGCGACGTGCTGACCGACATCGCCAGCATCGCCAAGACCCTGGCGGAGCCGATCCAGCAGTTCAGCCAGGTGGCAGAGAAGAGGGTCAAGGCCATCGAGGGGCTAAAGGGCAAGGTGGAGACCCTCTCCAGCATGATCAGGTCCGCCCAGGAGGTGGAGCAGCGGCTGGAGAAGCTGCTGTAG
- a CDS encoding DUF6672 family protein: MTKLTRRNAVRLALLAALVALGALLFLLGKEHQLFIDNQNVTVSGRDLAPIESLRVSVAGGEPMEFMADDRDVTVVRGPRASIRVEVLDQDGKVLKTVDASLSFSFEDRAMISLPALVEGLPYRLEPPGAQ; the protein is encoded by the coding sequence GTGACCAAGTTGACCAGGCGAAACGCTGTAAGGCTCGCCCTCCTGGCGGCCCTGGTGGCCCTGGGGGCCCTGCTCTTCCTCCTGGGCAAGGAGCACCAGCTCTTCATCGACAACCAGAATGTCACCGTCTCCGGCCGGGATCTGGCCCCCATCGAGTCCCTCCGGGTCTCGGTGGCGGGGGGCGAGCCCATGGAGTTCATGGCGGACGACCGGGACGTGACGGTGGTGAGGGGCCCCAGGGCCTCCATAAGGGTGGAGGTGCTCGACCAGGACGGCAAGGTGCTCAAGACCGTGGACGCCTCCCTGTCCTTCTCCTTCGAGGACCGGGCCATGATATCCCTTCCCGCCCTGGTGGAGGGGCTACCGTACCGGCTGGAGCCCCCGGGGGCCCAGTAG
- a CDS encoding ABC transporter permease, with amino-acid sequence MKDANVKEKIQRLLISNAVPIIFVLLSAVAIPLSGFTPQYLIQEMMTRVARNSFLVLSLLIPILAGMGLNFGMVLGAMAGQIGLILISDWSVSGLPGMLLAALIATPIAVFLGWICGTVLNRAKGREMVTSYILGFFINGLYQLAVLYGMGKLIPIRKAELVLSRGYGIRNAINLQGIRHCLDDLIPLKIGDMSVPLATYLVIAAFCLFILWFQRTKLGQDMRAIGQDMAVADSAGIPVERTRIIAIIISTVLACYGQIIFLQNIGTMNTYNSHDQAGMFAIAALLIGGATVARATIGNVFLGVVLFHLMFVVSPMAGKQLIGQAQLGEYFRVFVSYGIIAISLALHAWKRQKDRERARRSLRGQAA; translated from the coding sequence ATGAAGGACGCCAACGTGAAGGAAAAGATCCAGCGGCTTCTCATAAGCAACGCGGTGCCCATCATCTTCGTCCTCCTGTCTGCGGTGGCGATCCCCCTCTCGGGGTTCACCCCCCAGTACCTGATCCAGGAGATGATGACCCGGGTGGCCAGGAACTCCTTCCTGGTGCTGTCGTTGCTGATCCCCATCCTGGCGGGCATGGGGCTCAACTTCGGAATGGTCCTGGGGGCCATGGCGGGGCAGATAGGGCTCATCCTCATCTCCGACTGGTCCGTGTCGGGCCTGCCGGGGATGCTGCTGGCGGCCCTCATCGCCACCCCCATAGCGGTCTTCTTGGGCTGGATCTGCGGCACGGTGCTCAACCGGGCCAAGGGGCGGGAGATGGTGACCAGCTACATACTGGGCTTCTTCATCAACGGCCTCTACCAGCTGGCGGTCCTGTACGGCATGGGGAAGCTGATCCCCATCCGGAAGGCCGAACTGGTGCTCTCCCGGGGCTACGGGATCCGCAACGCCATAAACCTCCAGGGCATAAGGCACTGCCTGGACGACCTGATCCCCCTCAAGATCGGGGACATGAGCGTCCCCCTGGCCACCTACCTGGTGATCGCCGCCTTCTGCCTCTTCATCCTCTGGTTCCAGAGGACCAAGCTGGGGCAGGACATGCGGGCCATAGGCCAGGACATGGCGGTGGCGGATTCGGCGGGCATACCGGTGGAGCGGACCAGGATCATCGCCATCATCATCTCCACCGTTCTGGCCTGCTACGGGCAGATAATCTTCCTCCAGAACATCGGAACCATGAACACCTACAACAGCCACGACCAGGCGGGCATGTTCGCCATAGCGGCCCTGCTCATCGGGGGCGCCACGGTGGCCAGGGCCACCATCGGCAACGTGTTCCTGGGAGTGGTGCTCTTCCACCTGATGTTCGTGGTGTCCCCCATGGCGGGCAAGCAGCTCATAGGCCAGGCCCAGCTGGGAGAGTACTTCCGGGTCTTCGTCTCCTACGGCATAATCGCCATCTCCCTGGCGCTGCACGCCTGGAAGCGGCAGAAGGATAGGGAGCGGGCTCGGCGGTCCCTGCGGGGCCAGGCGGCCTGA
- a CDS encoding dimethylarginine dimethylaminohydrolase family protein, translating to MFKNVIARRPGTSITEGITSAPELGKPDHQLALRQHQAYCQALESCGVQVTVLPPLEEYPDSCFVEDTAVLTTRCAVITNPGAPSRRGEVDHMVDVIRSFYPADRVEFIRDPGTLEGGDVMMVGDTFYVGLSARTNREGIEQFARILGRNGFKVRAVPLSQVLHLKTGVNYLEGGNLLVSGEFVDHPEFASFNRIVVPPEEAYGANCIWVNGTVIVPQGYPTVEAQVRDLGYRVILVDTSEFRKIDGGLSCLSLRF from the coding sequence ATGTTCAAGAACGTCATCGCAAGGCGCCCCGGCACGTCCATAACGGAGGGGATCACCTCTGCTCCCGAGCTGGGCAAGCCGGACCACCAGCTGGCACTCCGCCAGCATCAGGCCTACTGCCAGGCCCTGGAGTCCTGCGGGGTCCAGGTAACGGTCCTGCCCCCCCTGGAGGAGTACCCGGACTCCTGCTTCGTGGAGGACACGGCGGTGCTCACCACCCGGTGCGCAGTGATCACCAACCCGGGGGCACCGAGCCGCCGGGGGGAGGTGGACCACATGGTGGATGTGATCCGGTCCTTCTACCCCGCCGACCGGGTGGAGTTCATCCGGGACCCGGGCACCCTGGAGGGAGGGGACGTGATGATGGTGGGGGACACCTTCTACGTGGGCCTCTCCGCCCGGACCAACCGGGAGGGGATAGAGCAGTTCGCCCGGATCCTGGGTCGTAACGGCTTCAAGGTCAGGGCCGTGCCCCTCAGCCAGGTGCTGCACCTTAAGACCGGTGTCAACTACCTGGAGGGGGGCAACCTCCTGGTCTCCGGCGAGTTCGTGGATCACCCGGAGTTCGCCTCCTTCAACCGGATCGTGGTCCCCCCGGAGGAGGCCTACGGGGCCAACTGCATCTGGGTGAACGGCACGGTCATCGTCCCCCAGGGCTACCCCACCGTGGAGGCCCAGGTCAGGGACCTGGGCTACCGGGTGATCTTGGTGGACACCTCGGAGTTCCGGAAGATCGACGGGGGGCTATCCTGCCTGTCCCTTAGGTTCTAG
- a CDS encoding DUF3798 domain-containing protein produces MRKRLLVALAVAALGALLALPAFGAAKFHIGVVTGTVSQSEDDLRGAERLIKEYGDVAKGGMIKHLTYPDNFMSEMETTISQIVGLADDPLMKVIVVNQAIPGTTEAFRRVKEKRPDILCFAGEPHEDPGVIESAADLAINADNVARGYLIIAAAKKMGANAFVHISFPRHMSYELLSRRRNIMEAACKDLGLKFAFETAPDPTSDVGVAGAQQFILEKVPAWVKKYGKNAAFFCTNDAQTEPLLKQVAAYGGYFVEADLPSPLMGYPGAFGIDLSKEKGNWPAILKKVEAAVIKAGGKGRMGTWAYSYGYATTAALGEFGKRIVEKKAKLSDFKALMACYAKYTPGAQWNGSYYVDMGTGVKKKNHVLVYQDTYVFGKGYLGMTSVKVPEKYFKIK; encoded by the coding sequence ATGCGAAAGCGGCTTCTTGTGGCTCTCGCGGTGGCGGCCCTCGGGGCCCTCTTGGCCCTTCCGGCCTTCGGGGCGGCCAAGTTCCACATCGGAGTGGTGACCGGCACGGTCTCCCAGTCGGAGGACGACCTGAGGGGTGCCGAGCGGCTCATCAAGGAGTATGGGGACGTGGCCAAGGGGGGCATGATCAAGCATCTCACCTATCCGGACAACTTCATGTCCGAGATGGAGACCACCATCTCCCAGATAGTCGGCCTGGCAGACGATCCCCTCATGAAGGTCATCGTGGTCAACCAGGCGATCCCGGGCACCACCGAGGCGTTCCGGCGGGTCAAGGAGAAGCGGCCGGACATCCTCTGCTTCGCCGGTGAGCCCCATGAGGATCCGGGGGTCATCGAGTCCGCCGCGGACCTGGCGATCAACGCGGACAACGTGGCCCGGGGCTACCTGATCATCGCCGCCGCCAAGAAGATGGGGGCCAACGCCTTCGTCCACATCTCCTTCCCCCGGCACATGAGCTACGAGCTCCTCTCCCGGCGCCGCAACATAATGGAGGCGGCCTGCAAGGACCTGGGGCTCAAGTTCGCCTTCGAGACCGCCCCGGACCCCACCAGCGACGTGGGGGTGGCGGGGGCCCAGCAGTTCATCCTGGAGAAGGTGCCCGCCTGGGTCAAGAAGTACGGCAAGAACGCCGCCTTCTTCTGCACCAACGACGCCCAGACGGAGCCGCTGCTGAAGCAGGTGGCCGCCTACGGGGGTTACTTCGTTGAGGCGGACCTGCCCAGTCCCCTCATGGGCTACCCCGGTGCCTTCGGCATAGACCTCTCCAAGGAGAAGGGCAACTGGCCCGCCATCCTCAAGAAGGTTGAGGCGGCGGTCATCAAGGCGGGCGGCAAGGGCCGCATGGGCACCTGGGCCTACAGCTACGGCTACGCCACCACCGCCGCCCTGGGCGAGTTCGGCAAGCGGATCGTGGAGAAGAAGGCAAAACTCAGCGACTTCAAGGCCCTCATGGCCTGCTACGCCAAGTACACCCCCGGCGCCCAGTGGAACGGCAGCTACTACGTGGACATGGGCACCGGCGTCAAGAAGAAGAACCACGTGCTGGTCTACCAGGACACCTACGTGTTCGGCAAGGGCTACCTGGGGATGACCTCCGTCAAGGTGCCGGAGAAGTACTTCAAGATAAAGTAG